TTTCTTTTATGTGCGTTACTAGTTTTCCTTTGATATTTACATAAGAACGTAGGTCATAAATCGATTAATTCGCAGAaccccttttctctttttaaataCGTTGTTGATATGGCCTCAGAGATTCTGCGAAATTCATATACAACATTCGTTCCGTAGCGAGTATCACTGGCGCAGACGAACGTTTCTACGTTAGCGTGTAAAACGAAAGTGGAAACGTCAAGCGACTAATGATTAAGTCTGCGTAATTCCATGGCTGCGATGTCGTCCACGGATATAAGCTTCTCTATGGGGATGCAAGAGAGCTCGCCACCGACGCACGATTGTGGTTGTTGCCACCTGGCTTCTTTCTCCGCCACTTTGGCTTTCAATTCAGCCTCTCTTGCTCTCCGTTCTTTCAGCTTTAAGGAGAAGATCGCCACAGACCTGGCTCTCTTCATCAGACTCTGTTTCACCCTGGTCTTCTTCGCTTCTCTGTCCTCTTTCGATGGTTTCTCCTCCTCCTGACTTGAGATTGTTTTGTTTGAGTCTGAAAGACCGCTCGAGTCCTTCTCTTTCTCGGCATAATAGGACGATTGCTGTTTGTAATCCTGCATCTCTCGCTGATGTTGCTGATACTGTTGCTTTTCTGCCTTTTCTcgttccctttctctctcgggGGAGAATCGGAACTTTTGATTTCTGTGAGCCACTGTCCATGGCGGGGCAGATCTTTAAACAGAATTATGAGTATAGTTTGATACACTAGATTTTTAATAAGATATTCTCTTTAATCTTACACTTCAGGATAAAAGATGTAAGATTACCTAAGAAGATCACTGTCCGACGAGGATGCAAGATCTTTCGAGACGATACAATCAGTGGACCTGTGAAGAGTCAACTCGTCCCCGCTTCCACTAACCGTACCAGCTCCACTGATCTCGGAATCGCTGGACTTTCTACCACCAGCTTCGAGACCTAATCTTCGAACCCAATCAACACCTCCATGAGGTCCAATTGTTAAGTGATGACTGTAGTGGTCAGTTCCACCCGATGCCTCTGACTCAGTCTGAAGCCATTCCCTTGAACGCCTTGCTActcataaataaaaagaaaatgttttttacatAGTTAGAAAACATTAAAGAtctatttaacaaaaaattcatgtttactaaattaaaaataagCTTACTAAactatatattacattaaatatatataatacatccTTCTATCAAGCGTTTCTTATAAAGGGGAGGGgcggagaaagaagaagaaactatCGAACCTCGTTCTGCACCAGGAATAGAGCATCTAGGTGAATTGTGAATATCACGAACGCTGCCCATAGTGTTTTCAGTCAAGAATTGGGTGCTTAAGTCACTGCTGCCTGCGCTACCAGGAGTCTGGACTGCGGAAGGTGTTTCTGAGATCCTTGGCACGGATGCTGCGCTAGGTGTCGGGGGACTACTGGGTGTCTGGGTGGACGACGCTAGGGTCGGTGTATCCGGAAGACTGGAGGATGTTGCTTCTCCGGTGCGGTCGGAAAGTAGTTGTTGTTCTTCGCTCTCACCGTCTGCTGGACTCACCACGAATCTCCCTGAGTTCGAGCGAAATTAATAGATGGTAGGAGGGAGGACAAGAGATTATGGGCGTCGTGTTTACCCGATCAGTCGGCGAATAATTgttattagaaataaaaaattatacagtCAGCTcgagaatttataaaattttatctaAAAATTCCTTAGAATTCCTCGAGCTTTGGGAATATCTTAGGTTAATTCTTTAATTCCTTAAATTTACAAAGTTTCTAAAGTTCTTTGAGTTTTTTAATTGTACTTCAGATTTCTTGAGTTCTTTGAGTAGCTAAAATTTCCTAAATTCTTTGAATTCTACAATTCCCTGGAGTTCTTTGGGATTCCTTGAGCTCTGAATACCAAAGTTTCTCTAATTCCTTGAATGTACAGAAATGTACAGAATTTCTTGAGCTCTTTGAGTTGTTTCAGATCTACTCTAAGTTCCTTAAGTTTTTAGAATTCTTCAAGTTTTTTAGATTCTTCGAATCCCGTAAGTTTtcgaaattgttaaaaaattttagaattttccaACTTCTTTCATAGTTCCAGAGATTCTTAAGTTCCACGAACTTTCTTTATTCTTAGATTTTCTTCATCATCTTTTGATTGTTTCAGGTTCCACAGAGTTCTTGGAATTCTTTGGAACTCCTTAACATTTTAAAAACATTGCGAGGCATTGAATTCAAAACTGATCGGGTCCCGTAAGCAGGAGAATTGTCTCTATTTGGAGAAGAAGCGGAGTAAGGAGGAGAATGTTGCGACAAGACTTACATTACGTAGCTCGTTACATTTAAAAACGTGATATTACTGTTTACTTACCTATCACTGTGGCTGGATGTTGTTCTGGTGACGGAGTAGACGACAGTCTTCTGACTGCTTCTCTTCTCAAAAATTCTACCTTGGCCATTTCCGTGGCCACCCAATGCGGAATATCCGGAATCGCGCAGATTATTATGAATCGTATCCCCAACATAATGTGCTCCAGGGCGACTATCAGCAAGATCGTTTGCGTGGCCGACATCTCCGGGAACATTCGTTGCACCTGCCCGCTTAACCCGATTAGAGCGCAATTGACTAAAATCGCGACCAGGCCCATTGCTTCCATGGCAttctaataaataacaaaatttcatgTTACTTCTATTTAAGAATTGAATTATTCTATAAACATTTTGCAATTGATAGTagtatgttttatattagtatattttatttatgataaCTTTTGGTAAATTGAACTTTTATTAATTACCATGATAATTACAATGGTTTTACAGAGACTTTTATAGATGAAATTTTGCTCTACTTATTTATGCATTTACTACTCACTTGCCAAGTTCCAATATTAGAAACTCTTCGACCAAATGGCCTTTGAAGGacgaagcagagtttgaaagcGTCGCCGCGTAGTTCAAGAAGATTTCCAAGTAACGCCGCCATGGCAGCCAATGGAAAGGCTGAAGAAAACAGGCAGACGTATCCCAATTGTGACAGCATCTCTAGATGCTCTGAAAATGCTCCGTCGTACTGCGAATGGAAATATTTCTGCATAAATCGTTTGTGAAAATCTTCTACAGGCAAacttatcattattattatcattataattataacatgtacattactCTTAAAATAGGGTGATACTGTCATTAATTAGTTAAGTTTACTGCGCAATTCGTTGCAGGTTTGTTatctgaaatacatatataattattcaACTTGTAcattctattatattattaatattatataatacaatatacttTTGGATAAGAAACCTgcaacaaaatttttaattacatatataatttaagaGATATCATTCAGAAAAATGTTCTATTAGgtgaacaatatatgtatctaGCATAGGTAGTGCAAGGGTCACTATGCTTTTTGAACAAAACATAAGAAGCCAGCGCTTAACATGGAGTTAGCGTGACAAGCTGTGAGTCGTTCCATTCACCCTTTTGATTACTCTATTGCCTTTTACAGTGTACTTCAGAATTCTAAATCAATCAGGCAGAAAATTGAACCCAATATAGTGAGTGGATAGGCGTCTTTTAAATGTAAAAGTAAAACATGATTGAACATATCTTTATTACATAGAGAACATTCCTTTAATATTCACTGCTTGATTCAGTTGAAAGAATTATAGGAGGCGCTGTATATTTCAGTTTATGTAacattcctttctttctattttatcgTTTAATGGGATGATAAGCGCAGTCGGTAATCGAAAGGATGAAGTATTTAACGGTAAGATGATCAGATGACATTACCTTTTTAGTAGATACCTGTGCGTTGTCGACAGAATCAGTGGGAAACGgaaaaaaaaatcattaaaattttGCAAAAAGAACCGATCAGACGACACAGGACAACATTCATTAGCTCTACCTCTTCCGTTTAATCCTACCCTTCTTCTTCTATCACCAGAATCGCTTTCAAATGTTTCGATTGCCcccaaaataaaattaattgaacgaAGAATGACTGTACACGCAAGCGAAGGATCGTTAAAAAGATATCGTAAAGGAGAAATAGAGTATTATGATGTGATCAATAAAAGAACTTGTGTCCACCTTGGCACAGTTCATTATTCAACCTCTAAAGTATATAAACATctattacaatataataatgaaaGAATACACAATGACAATaggataattaaaaaatatacaacgaTTTTATTCTTTTAGGGATACAGTAGCTAGAAAAAGTATACATTCTATTTAtcactatatttatataacactTAATTAAGACTAGGTATGTTAAATCTCATATCATTTAATAATACTTTCATATGAaggtaaaaaattaatattttcaaagtaAAAAAATGCTTCATTAGAATGTAAGaatatgtacaaatactttttgtagtcaCTGTAATTATATGTTTTTCAATTCGTTGTCTAATTCCAGTTCTCGTTTAAAAAGCTCACCAAGGCGGATCAGGTTCAGTGCGCAATTGCATGAGTGCatcagaaacgaaagaaattagcTAAATCTAGTTCAAACCTTGAACGTAACGTCACTAAGTAGAGAATTAGTGGGATGTCCTACTCTGTAGAGAGAACTCTCCAATTCGGCCTGGCTGACATTTCTCGGCTGTTTGGATTTCCCGCCATCGGAACGTTCGCTCTTATCCTCCGTATTCTTTCGTAATTCGTCATCCTCCTCGCCAGGTGGCGGCCTAGCCTCGCTGGGACTCAACGCGCCAAAAAGTTCGAAACTCAGTCTAGCCAATCGCAGCTGCTCTATCAGATACGGCACGGCGGACTCTTTCAAATTGCCAATCACTTGACGCGCTATCAGTAGTGCGGCTAATTGCTGAAATCATAACCAACAAgatttattattgttttttaaaaatatttttaatcttacGAACTCTTTTAATAATTTAGTTTCTTTAATTTTGAATAAACAAAGAGTAAATTTTAGAATATAGAATACAGATGGTCTTTTGGACCTCTTAAAATTGTAACTTTTCTCTATACCTTCTTTAATTTGTTAagtacaaatttttatattccttcatttgaattttttgtttaaattgTGAGCTAAAGTAAACTTCAGAATATAGGATTTTTCATAGATcagatttttattattttttatttgttcatCACAATTAAGAATTTATATTCTATTGAAGTTTCATTTAATTTGGAGTAGAAATTTCCAAGatacatttaaatatatttagaactTAAGTTCTAGCGTTTGTCTGatctattctatttattttttagaatCACTGTTTTCTAAATTGTGATTATGATTAACCATTATATACTTTTCCTGTTTGCATTCTATCAAAAACAATCTAATATCTTCTAGATACTAATTACAGAGACAAGAATTTGCAAGGATAGATAAGTCGTAATAGAAAAAACGAGACGATATCTAAGTTTGTCTAAAAACTCTGTCTATGGTCATTCTCGAAGAAGAACTTCGATagaataaagaaagaagaagaagaaaaagaagaagaagaagaaggaaaaaccGGGATTAAAGGGATCCTTACCTCTTTAAGTCTCTCTTGATCCTGTAGGTAGAAGGCGATGTAAAATAGCGATAGGAAGGAGTTTACAAACTGAAACTGAAATACATAGTCTCTTCTGTATACTCTATTTGTCGTGGTGAATTAAACACACACTAGAATGCACGAAATATAAGTGCATGTATATAAAATCACGCCATATTCTAACAATTAAACAATTATGTTTTGAAGAAGCGCAAGCAAGAAAGTAGTCTAGGAGAGTATTGAGTTTTCATGCAGCGACAGAGACAGCCAGAGCAAACCTTTACTTTTCAATTGATCGAATCGAAGCCGAAGAGCTTTTATTTAATACTATAATTAATGGTCCACCTCTAAATTTGTCTAGAATAGAACAAACTatctttattgaaaaattttaacattgcaataataacgttaattttttatatctCTTTAGCGTGAAATCTCAAAAGAAAAttgtatcttcttttttttactgAATGTATATGATTGAATTGAAGTGTATAAGTGAGtattttatcattaaaaaatGCACATGCTTCACagtaatatttaaaacattatttGAATTACTGAATGATATATGTTTCATAATGACATGTATTAGGTTTTCCAGAATCGCCATGGTTGAGAAGCAATGTCAATATCAATCAATGTAAACGTTgaattttaagaaaaaaaagaaggaaaaataaagaaaaagatattggTATAAATTCTATGATTCGGTTAGAGGAGGACACACAATAATACAGCTAATACaacatacaataataataattctaatcATTGAAAATGGAGAGTTCTTCTTTATTACCAGTGCCACCTTGTAGATCAGATGATTCTCGTACTCGGTGTCTAGCCGATAGTTTTCTGCGTCCAACACACAAAAATCACAAATACTATCTACTGTAACATGACTGCTCTCCAGTATGTAAAGAAGTGAAAAAtaggagagagaaaaagaaagattaaaaaagcaaaaaaggaAGAAGTTGAGAAAATAATTAGTGGAATAGAAAGaggaatataattataacaagaTCTACAATATAATGTATCTCGTTTGTTTgatatcatttttataatacGAAAGAGGATACAAAAACACTCTGTTTTATAGATCTGTTTAAGTCATGTTCGTTAGTCAGGGATTATACATAGTTTTGAATTAATCTCTAGAAGAAGCTAAGCCGTGGAAAGATTCGAAAAGTATTTATGCTATAGGCTTttgatagaaaaaaagaaaagaaaaactagACGTGCAGATGTGTCTTGTGAAGATACACAAAATCGATGTGaagaattttatagaaaatgttcaTCCACTCTCGCATGTCGTATCTCGCACACGGCTGATCAATCGTGTCGAGAATGAGAGTGATAGCAATACTATGGGAACCAAAATAATGTACATAATCGTTGTACGGCGCATCTAGACGTCTTATACGTACCCATGTCGTTCAACCATACAGCGACTTTGAAGTAAGCTTCGTCCATTAAAGCTATCACTACCGCCAGTAGAACTTTTGGCACATAACTCAACCAGAATGCGTGTCCTCTCGATTCGAGACGAGCGTCCCACCAATCCTGTAatcatttgtaaaatatatttcatatacattTATAGGTATATGTGAAACATTGAGAATCTGactttgtttaaaaaaaagtagaaGAGCAGAATTTTAAAAACAATAAAACTGTTACTTGCTGGCCAATTAATTGAGAAGTATTGATCAATTAgtcttttatgatatttctctaAAAAACAAAATTCTAATTAAGAGAATGCAAAAATGGTAATTCTTAATTTCACTAATATGTTATGGATTTGAAAATCAAAAAGTGGAGGTTTATGATATTGTCAGATAATATAAAACGCTTATTaagataaaatatattgtataaagtATACTAGGTGGATGTGTAATATATTTTaggataaaatatattatataaacataCACCATACGATAACGGTACATTATTATAAAACATAGTGTTGCGCATTGATAAAagtattattatgtattttagagAATCTGGAAACAATATAATTCTATTAAGCAGTGGAGTTTGTGCGTTACGCAAAGAAGTTTAACAAATTTAACGAAAGTTCATCGGCATAATGACAAATTGATCGTGCAGCACTTGGCTTTTATTCAACTGATTTTAATTGCTAAAGAATTCGGCGTTTTTTCTCATCAAGTCCTGGACAGTTGGGTAGAAATACCGTCTCAGCCTCTAGAACTAAATTATTCCCGGACTTTTTTGTTCCTCGATGGGATTTTGTAAGAAAAGTTTGCAAGCGCGACTTCAGGCACGTTGCCAGATTCAGTGATTACTGGGAATGTCCATTGATCGCTCCATTTATGTCTTGAATATTTCGAAGGAATTTATTAAAACTCGAATTCAAATAACAAGAAGTTGGAAGGAATTTGTAATTTGTCAGCTGGGAAAAATGCATTAAGTTATTCTatctaatttgttatttttaaataaatttttacaacgcacaatttataatttatagtatGCTTTTGTTAATAACAGAGATGTCATCTAGCTTTAGATTTCCTTGTTTTCAAaaagtatttaattttatcaaagcGATGAAATTTCTATTCTATGAAGTGTTAAATCTACATTATATCACACATACATGTATAATAGTGAAACTAAAATTATGCTTTTTCAGATGTATGCTGAAAGGAATATCTAATTAAGAAATGGTTTTATGTTGTGTAAACTTCTTTAGAAGGAACTCcaaaagaaaattttctttccaaTAACACGTATCTAAAAAAACATTAAAGTATGTGTCAGGAATTTAGATCTGTTTAGATCTATCTTATTGTAAACTTCTACATTTTCCTTTAAAGTTTTATTCTGAATAAGAACTCCAGATAAACATATTAATAGGTCGAATAAATCATGTATTTAATCAAGTATTCCATATTCAATAAGTTTTTGTTCATGTAAAAGTACAAAAAATGTCTCGAACCTGTATCTGAAAGCTGAGGATCATCACAATGAAAACGAAGAATAAGCACGCTGCGATAATCGGAACGCTGACAAAGTACCGGAACATGTTTCTCTTCCATCTAGGATATGTTGGCTCCAATCTCCCTGTTACAGCTGAAGTTTCCAAAGTGCCCTTCAATTTcggaaaagagagaagaggaaaAGATATCATAGCATTGGAATTACACTCAGTACAACTAACTTCAACTGTGTTTTAAAGCGAAAAAGCGAAAAACGTGTGAGAGAAAACGAGAGTGGCGCTAGT
Above is a genomic segment from Bombus vancouverensis nearcticus chromosome 1, iyBomVanc1_principal, whole genome shotgun sequence containing:
- the wwk gene encoding anoctamin 8 white walker isoform X1, with the translated sequence MPGGEGSPINLLDHRTSTTSGECANSDEDERTTGTASSTMTTVLAGDGLRRRKVIHAAKETFDKASRLLRRKIPCTGHLMTPRRLWIQKVPTQECDVVMMFPSGASDETLMWLLGRLRAGTPGLVVHVRHHTSSDTYGFYLTAPFSVLLKAAEEVHLPKTLRQEFGGGLKEFVGSESSCFEGSDDESRFFTTQERQSLVLHLLHTLRAGPQDLHSLSGLKMVEGQAIIPKCLSAGIISQVFPLHELPALEKLQRTWVRAFLSPQPLDDICKYFGVKITMYFAWLGHYTTALIVPAAVGAIYWVGIIGRNQAVEDVAYVLFSVFNVIWATVYLETWKRRGAELAYRWGTLDQRDDLLVEPRPLFTGTLETSAVTGRLEPTYPRWKRNMFRYFVSVPIIAACLFFVFIVMILSFQIQDWWDARLESRGHAFWLSYVPKVLLAVVIALMDEAYFKVAVWLNDMENYRLDTEYENHLIYKVALFQFVNSFLSLFYIAFYLQDQERLKEQLAALLIARQVIGNLKESAVPYLIEQLRLARLSFELFGALSPSEARPPPGEEDDELRKNTEDKSERSDGGKSKQPRNVSQAELESSLYRVGHPTNSLLSDVTFKYDGAFSEHLEMLSQLGYVCLFSSAFPLAAMAALLGNLLELRGDAFKLCFVLQRPFGRRVSNIGTWQNAMEAMGLVAILVNCALIGLSGQVQRMFPEMSATQTILLIVALEHIMLGIRFIIICAIPDIPHWVATEMAKVEFLRREAVRRLSSTPSPEQHPATVIGRFVVSPADGESEEQQLLSDRTGEATSSSLPDTPTLASSTQTPSSPPTPSAASVPRISETPSAVQTPGSAGSSDLSTQFLTENTMGSVRDIHNSPRCSIPGAERARRSREWLQTESEASGGTDHYSHHLTIGPHGGVDWVRRLGLEAGGRKSSDSEISGAGTVSGSGDELTLHRSTDCIVSKDLASSSDSDLLRSAPPWTVAHRNQKFRFSPEREREREKAEKQQYQQHQREMQDYKQQSSYYAEKEKDSSGLSDSNKTISSQEEEKPSKEDREAKKTRVKQSLMKRARSVAIFSLKLKERRAREAELKAKVAEKEARWQQPQSCVGGELSCIPIEKLISVDDIAAMELRRLNH